The Brumimicrobium sp. genomic interval TTTTGCTTCTTGCGCAATTTCTCAAAAATCAAAAGAGAAGAAACTAAAAGAAGAAGCAAAATCTGATGTTGCTGTACTTTCCTCTAAAAACTATCCCTATATTGATAGATTTCATCAAGCCTTACGAGAAAAACTCAAGGGAAATACTTCAGAAGCAAAAAAATTATTTGAAGCCTGTTTACGTGAAAATAAAAATGACGATGCTGTTTATTTTGCACTAGGAAAGATAGCTCGTAAAGAGAATAATCTTACACAAGCTGTTGCATATTTTCAACAAGCCTACAACATAGACCCTTCCAATATTACTTATCTTGAATTATTAGCGCAAGCTCAGTTCATCAAATCTGATTTTGTTGAAGCTGAGCGCCTGTATAAGGATTTATGTGAACGTGAACCTCGTAATCCTGATTATATCTATTTCTATTGCAATGTTTTGATTTATAATAAATCATACAAAAAAGCAATTGATCAAATTAATAAACTTGAAGATATTGCAGGCATTATCCCTGAATTGTCTTTTATGAAGGCTGATTTGTATATCGAATTAAAAAACCCAAAGAAGTCTGAGGAAATCTTATTACAACTGCAAAATGAAAACCCAAACGATACGGAAATAATTCAAAAGATTATTTCATTTTATGAACAACAAGGGCAAAAAGATAAAGCAATTGCACTTTTTGAGAAAGAAGTAGCCAAAGATTCTACCAATGGCGCCGCACTATTCGTATTAGCCGGAAATTACCTGCAATTGAATTATATTGATAAATTTATCCAAATATCTCCCCGTATTTTAAAAAGCGATGATGTAAGTGTCGAACATAAATTCTATGTGTTAGATGAATTGAGAGATATCAAGGGAGATAATGACCCAGTTGTTAAAAATGCGGTAAATATCTTATATGATAAGCACTCAGATGATGCTTTGGTAAATATAGCTTATGGTGTAAATTTGATTTATGAAAATCGTTCTGATGAAGCACTAACTTACTTTAGAAAAGCGATTACGTTAGATAAATCAAATTTTGATATATGGTATCGAACATTGGCTTTTGAATCAGAATTTAAAGAATATGAAGCTTTATATGAAGATGGAAATAAAGCGTTAGAATTATTTCCGAGCATCCCATCATTATATTATTTTGCTTCGGAAGGCGCTCTCCATAATAAACATCTCGATGAAGCTGAAGATTTGGTTACAGCAGGATTAATTTATTGTATAAAAAACAACTCGGATAAAGCTGTTTTAATGGCTCGGAAGGGTGAAATTGATTTTTATAGGAAAAACTATAAGCAAGGGATTGTCAATTTTGAACAAGCCTTGAGTATCCATCCAAATCCAATTGCTAAATTAATTTATGCAAAAACACTTGCCAAAACAGGAATTGCATTAGAAGTAATTCCAGAAATGCTAAATAGTATTGCAGATACTGATAAAACACAAGATTTTTTCTACACAGAAGGTTTATATAATATAGCAATAAAGGATTATAAAAATGGTATTAAATCCTTAGAAAGAATTGTGGAAAAAACATTTAATAATGCTGATTTATATGATTTATTAGGAGATATGTATTTCCTGTCTGGTGATGTTAAAAAGGCAGTTACCTTATGGGAGACAGCGCTTAGTAAGCATTGCCGAAATCTAAATCTAAGTAAAAAGATTAATGATGAAAAATTATATGATTCGATATATGTTAAATAAACATTTCTCCCTTCTTCTTTTTGCTTTGTTATTGGTATCATGTGGAAGTAATAAGCTTGTACAAGAAGAAACAAAAGATCATTTACCTAAAATTCAGGATAGCGTTATTTTAACTAAGTTACAGAATCTAGCGAGTAAACGTCCGCTCTATTTTTCTACAAAATTAAGTACACGGTATAAAGACAAGGATCAAGATATTTCTTTTAAGACATCTGTTAAAATGAAAACTGATTCAGCACTTCAAGCTACCGTAACGTTTGCTAATATTCCTATTTATAACACTGTGATTACGCCAGATACGCTAACTCTGGTGGATAAGCGAAAGAATTGTTATATGAAAGAAACGATGGATTTTTTTAAGAGACAATTTAATGTGAATTTTAAACATAGTAATATTGAAGAGATTATTTTAGGAATGCCTATCGATTGGGATAATTCAAAGGATTATTATTTAGTAAATGACCCGTATAATTATGTGGTTTCTACTTCAGATTTATCTATCAAAGAAGCTTTGAAAAAAGAAGATCTTGTAATACGCTACTATTTAGATAAGGAAATATCTCGTTTGGAAAGAACAGTTATTGAAAGTCCAAGAGATACAAGCACTATTGAAATTAAATATGGTAACCGTATGCAAATGCAAGGGTTTGACATACCTGAACAGGGAGAAATTACAATTCGAACTCCGAGAGGAGAAACCTTCATTGAATTTAAGTATGGTAAGAGTTCCATCAATGAACCAGTAACTTTATTTTTAGTAATCCCAGAAAAGTATGAGCGCTGCCAATAAAATAATTTTCTTTTTCATGCTCTCTTTCATTGCTTTCAATACAGCAATGTCACAATCTGGTTCTCAGCGACTTAAGAAAGAGCAAGATGCTTTAAAAAAACAAATTGAGAATACAAAAGTCTTACTTGAAAAGTCAAAAAAGAGCACAGACTTATCTTTAGAAGAAGTAAAGTTAATTGAACGTCAGGTAGAATTTCGTGAGAAATTAATACGCAATATTGACAATCAAATTCGGGGTTCTGAATTAAAGATTACTGAAAAGGAAGCACGTATTCAAGAGCTAAATGCAGAGATTACTAAATTAAAGAAACAATATGCTGAGTTACTTTTGTATGCTTATAAAAAACGTGATAAATTCGGCGACTTAATGTATATTTTTAGTGCTGGCTCTATTGAAGAAGCTGTAAAACGTAAGATATACTTAGAGAAATTTCAAGAAATTCAAAAGAAACAATTGCGTTTAATTGCTCAGAATCAAGAATTACTACGTAAGGAGATTACGGAATTGGAAGCAGAGAAGAAGGAATTACTAAACTTATCGGCTGATAAGAAGAAGGAACGCGCCGAAATAGTGGAATCTAAGAAAGAAAAGGAACTCATCTATCAGAAGTTTAAAGAGCAAAAAGATAAGTTATTACAAGAATTACAAGAAAAAGAACGTAAAAATGCCCGGTTAGAACAGGAAATTGCTGCTGCTATTCAAAAAGAGATTGCTGCTGAAAGGGCACGTATTGAGAAAGAAAGAAAGGAAGCCGAAGCACGTAGAAAAGCAGAAGAGGCTCGCAGAAAAGCAGAAGAGGCAAAAAATTCAAAAGACAAAACAGATCCTGCTGGCTCAGAGAAACCTGTGGTTACTCCGACTTTCCCTCTTATTGCAGAGAATGAATTAGCTGGAAAAGATTTTGCCTCCAATAAGGGAAAACTCCCTTGGCCGGTTAAGAGCGGAACTATCACTTCTAACTATGGAAAAAATCCGCATCCTACTTTAGAGAATGTTACAACTCAAAATAATGGTATCGACATCAGTACTTCCAAAAATGCAAATGTGTTGGCAGTATTTAAAGGAGAAGTTACTAGTGTAATCACTATTCCTGGTGCAGGAAAAGTAGTAATTATTAAACATGGTAATTATCGTACGGTATATTCTAATCTACAAGAAGTATATGTTACGAAAGGAAGTAAAGTTGACACTAGAACTCCGATAGGCTCTCTACTTCCTACAGGTGCTATCTCCGTTTCTCACTTTGAGATACATCAAGTAACTGAAAACTCTGTGATACAGCTAAATCCAAGTCTCTGGTTAGGGAGATAGATGGAGATATTTTCTTTTGAATAATCTGAATTGATAAAAAAAAGACTATCTCAATGAGATAGTCTTTATAAAGATTCCTTTGTAGTAGGGAATATCTTATTGCTTTGTAGAAGCACTTGCTTTAATGAACTCACGGTTCATAGTTGCAATACTACTCAAGGTAATTCCTTTTGGACATTCTGCTTCACATGCTCCGGTATTGGTACAGTTACCAAATCCTTCCACATCCATTTGATGAACCATATCTAAAGCTCTCTTCTCAGCTTCTACTTTACCTTGTGGCAGTGCAGCAAATTGAGAAATCTTAGCCGATACGAATAACATAGCAGAACTGTTTTTACAAGCAGCAACACAAGCTCCACAACCAATACATGTTGCATTATCAAAAGCTAAATCCGCATCGTGCTTATTTACTGGAATAGCATTCGCGTCTTGTGTATTACCAGAGGTATTTACAGAAATGAATCCACCTGCTTGTTGAATTCTGTCAAAAGCACTTCTATCTACGATTAAATCTTTAATAATAGGGAAAGCTTTTGCTCTAAATGGTTCAATATAAATTGTTTCTCCATCGTGGAAATGTCTCATGTGTAACTGACAAGTTGTAATTCCCTTATCTGGTCCATGAGGCTCTCCGTTGATATATAAAGAGCACATTCCACAAATACCTTCACGGCAATCATGATCGAATGCAACAGGCTCTTCGTCCTTATTTACTAATTCTTCATTTAAAACGTCTAACATTTCAAGGAAAGACATATCAGGTGAAATACCTTTAACTGGGTAATCAACCATCTTTCCTTTATCGTCAGCATTTTTTTGTCTCCAAATTTTTAATGTTAAATCCATATCTTTAAATTTTATGGTGACGTTTGAATATTATCCAAACACTTCTTTTACTATTTATAACTTCTTGTTTTTACTTCGATTTCTTCGTAAGCCAATGGCTCTTTGTGTAAGATAGCTTCACTAGGTACTCCAGTGTATTCCCAAGCCGCAACGTGGAAGAAATTAGCATCATCTCTTTGTGCTTCTCCTTCTTCAGATTGTGATTCTTCTCTGAAGTGACCACCGCATGACTCAGTTCTTACTAAAGCATCTTTTGCCATTAACTCACCTAATTCAAGGAAATCTGCTACACGACCTGCTTTGGCCAGTTCTTCATTGTATTCAAATCTTCCTCCTGGTACTTTTACATCTTTCCAGAATTCTTCTCGAAGAGCTTTAATTTCTTCGATAGCTTCTGTTAGACCCTTTTCATTTCTAGCCATACCTACTTTGTTCCACATGATGTGACCAAGTCGTTTATGGAAAGAGTCTACTGATTTAGTTCCTTTGTTATTGATGAATTTCTCAAGTCTTTCCACCACGTCTTTCTCTGCTTGTTCGAACTCAGGAGTATCAGTAGAAATCTTACCTGTACGAATTTCATCAGCTAAGTAATCACCAATAGTATAAGGTAAAACAAAGTAACCATCTGCTAATCCTTGCATTAAAGCAGAAGCACCTAAACGGTTTGCTCCGTGATCAGAGAAGTTTGCTTCTCCAATAGCATATAAACCAGGAATAGTTGTCATTAAGTTATAATCAACCCAAATACCACCCATCGTATAGTGAACCGCTGGATAAATCATCATCGGTGTTTCATACGGGTTTTGATCTACGATTTTCTCGTACATCTGGAATAGGTTACCATATTTATTGGCAATAACTTGTTTTCCTAATTTGGTAACAATTGCTTTATCATTCTCATCCAATCCTTGGATATGCGCTTGTTCCTTTCCGTATCTTTCAATAGCAGAAGCAAAATCTAAGAATACAGCCTGACCAGTTGCATTGACTCCATATCCAGCATCACATCTTTCTTTTGCTGCACGAGAAGCAACGTCACGAGGAACTAAGTTTCCAAATGAAGGATATCTTCTTTCCAAGTAATAGTCTCTATCTTCATGAGGAATATCAACTGGTTTCTTGGTTTTATTACGGATAGCTTCCACGTCTTCCATTTTCTTAGGAACCCAGATTCTTCCGTCGTTTCTTAATGATTCAGACATCAATGTTAATTTAGATTGATGATCTCCAGAAACAGGAATACATGTAGGGTGAATCTGAGTATAACAAGGGTTTGCAAAGTAAGCTCCTTTTTTGTGTATTTTCCAAGCAGCAGAACCATTACTTCCCATTGCATTTGTTGAAAGGAAGAAAACGTTTCCGTATCCACCAGATCCTACAACAACTGCATGAGCTCCGTGTCTTTCGATTTTACCTGTTACTAAATCACGCGCTATAATACCTCTTGCTTTACCATTCACGATTACCACATCTAGCATTTCATGACGGTTATACATTTCGATCTTTCCTTTTCCGATCTGACGGTTCATAGCTGCATAAGCACCAAGTAACAATTGCTGTCCTGTTTGACCTTTTGCATAGAAAGTTCTAGAAACAAGTACTCCTCCAAAAGAACGGTTATCAAGTAAACCTCCGTATTCACGAGCAAAAGGAACCCCTTGTGCTACACATTGGTCTATAATATTTGCAGATACCTCCGCCAATCTCCAAGAGTTAGATTCTCTGGAACGGTAATCTCCTCCTTTTACAGTGTCATAAAACAATCTGTAAATTGAGTCACCATCACCTTGGTAATTTTTAGCTGCGTTAATACCTCCTTGAGCAGCAATAGAGTGCGCTCTACGAGGAGAATCTTGAAAACAAAATGCTTTTACTTTATATCCTAATTCGGCTAAAGTAGCTGCAGCAGCACCTCCTGCTAGCCCTGTACCAATCACGATAACGTCAATACCTCTTTTGTTTGCAGGGTTTACTAATCGAATATTGTTTTTATGATTTGTCCATTTATCTTTTAATGGACCTGCTGGTATGTTTGAATTTAATTCTGCCATCTCTCTACTATTTTAACCTTTAAAGTGAAGTATAAGTCCTAATACGATGAATCCTAGTGGAACCAAGATTGCATAAGCTTTTCCAAATTTTTTCAATGCATCAATGTATTTGTTATTCTGTCCAAGAGACTGGAAAGCAGAACCAAATCCATGCATTAAGTGTAACGATAAGGAAACAAACCCAAGAGCGTAAATTACTACACGGATTGGATCTTGGAATTTACCAATTAAATGTGGGTAATATCTGTTTGGATCTGCTGGATCCATTGCAATATATTTTGAATTGATTTCAGGAAAAAAGAAATCATATAAATGTAATCCTAAGAAAACTAAAATTACTAATCCTGTTGGTCCCATGTGACGAGAAAACCAGCTAGAATTAGCAGCTCCATTATATTTTGCATATTTAATTGGACGTGCAGCGTGATTTTTTCGCTCCAAGATTATTCCTGTTACAAAGTGAAAAACGACTGCAAATACCAAAATTGGCTGAGCAATATACTGGACTAATGGATTGTGCCCCATAAAATGAGATAATTCATTGAATAATTCCGGGCTCCATGCCGCTGTAATATTGATTGCCAAATGTTGTAATAAAAATATCATCAGGAAGATTGCGGATAAGGACATCGCAACTTTTCTTCCAATAGATGACTTAAAAAAACTAGGTTTACTCATAACTTTTATATTTCTATTAAATCGATTTTTTTTGATTTTAACAAATGTAATAGTTTATTGCTCTCATTGTCCTCAATTAGGCTATTTAGAATTATTTTAGATAACTCGTTTAGATATACAAAAATAAATCAATAATCTCTTCTGCGTATGGTTTGCATTGGAGTGATAAGACTATGAGTTATAGCGATATTCTGCTGAATATAAGTTCGTTTGATGATTTAAAAAGGCTCTTGCCTCATGTTTGTTTTTTAAACCGTAAACATTATATTTGAGTAATAAAAAAATGGACTTTTCGTACAAATGCGACAAAGGGTATGTGAAATTGTACGGTAAATCTGTATTTATAAGTAAGCGGTAATTATAAATGAAATATTCGAGATAATGAGACATATACTTTTAAACAGAGCATTTGAATATAAAAAACGTAAAGACATAAATCCACCTAAGGGCTACGTTTACAATTCTATTTTAGGCGCTTGGTTTAACGTCAAAGATAAACTACCTTTGATTTTTGCGAAAGATTTCAAAGCCCAAGGGACAAAAAAATTTGACGTAGAAACAGGTGAAGACAACAAAGGACAATAAACAAAAAATATTATGAAACACATTTTATTACAAAAGGCTCTGAAATATAAACAGAGAAAGAGAATTGAAGATCCAAAAGGTTTTTCATTTAACAGTTTGCTTGGTGCGTGGGTCAGCAATATAGACAAATCGTTTCTAATTTTTGCAAAAGACTTCAAAGCATTGGGTACAAAAAAAGAGGATGTAGAAACTGGTGAAGACCAAAAAGGACAATAATGAAGTTCCCAGAGGTATTGCTAATATCAAATCGTTTCGACTTTTCTACAGACTTTATTGCTGTAGAGTTGGCTAATCAAGGAATTGACTTCATCAGAATAAATCGTGATGAATTAAAAGATTACACTATTGAATTTGATCCAATAAAACCCGAAATAAAAGCATCCTATAACGATTATTCTTTTACAATTTCTACCGAACATTTAAAATCGATTTATTATCGAGCTCCAACATTTCTTAGAGACATTTTTCAAGAAGGATTATCGGAAGAAGAACAATTAATTAGGACACAGTGGGCGGCTTTCGTTCGCTCTTTGTGTGTTTTTGAAAACGTCAAATGGTTTAACAATCCAACAGATATATACAAAGCAGAAATAAAACCATATCAATTATTCATCGCAAACGAATTGGGAATTAAGATTCCAAAGACAACGATTTCAAATGTTACATTAAATTCTGACTTTGATTTTCAAGCAATAAAGTCAATAGACACAGCTATCGTTAGTAATGGTGAAAATGAAGGTTTTGTTTATACTGAAATTTACAAAAAAAATGAATTAGAAGAGGTGAGATATACTTCCCCGTTTTTTATACAACAAGGCTTAGTCCCTAAAATTGACATCAGAGTAACCGTAGTGGAGAATGAAGTTGTAGCTATAAAAATTATAAGCGACAAAGACATTGACGAAGATTGGAGAAGATATAAAGACGAATTAACTTATCTCATTTTTGACTTACCAAAAGATGTACGCGAATTTTGCATTAATTACACAAAAAAATTAAACTTGAATTTTGGTGCGATTGATTTAGTTCTTCACAATAATGAATACTACTTCATAGAAATCAATCCGACTGGGGAATGGTCGTGGTTGCAGAAGAATACAGGATATAATTTTGATAAACTAATTGTAAATTCCTTAACAAATGTCTAAGCGAGAAAATCCAATAATATATTTCATAAAACAGCATATTTTCCCTGGGTTCTATGCAGCTCGTGCAAATAATAAAATTGCTAAAGACTATGAAGCTCAAATAGAATTTGGCGTGGATTTATCTGACATTAAAACAGAGGAAAAACCACTGTATTCAAAATACATAAAACAAGTCAAAGAAGATTTAAAAACACAACACGACAGAAAAAAGATAATTGAGGATAAAGCTAAATCACTTCTCTTTATTATTACAGTTTCAATTACTGCAATTACTTTTTCATTAAATTATCTAAATTCTCTTGAAATAAACATTTATCAAATTATTGCTTTAATTATTTTGGGGTTAAGTATTTTATTTTTTGTCGAAGGAACAATTAGAGCAATACAAACACTGAATATTAGAAAATTTCACATAATTCAAACCAAAATAGAAGTAATTGAAAATAATTTCAAATTACATACAAACAAATCAGAAGAAGATTTTTTAACAGAATTGATACAAAGCAAACAGCAAAACGATTTAATCAATATTCAACTATCGAATTACACATATGCGTCATTCACGTTGATTAGAAATGGTATTATATTGTTTGTTTCATTTTTCATTATGACAATATGCGTTAGTTACTTTACTAAACAAAATAAAATTAAAGACACGTATTCAATCAATAAGGAAATTCAAATAAAAATCAACGACTCAATTGACGTAAAAATTCCTTACACTTTTGAACTAAAATATGATATAAAAAATTTAGAAATTGATAAAGAGAAATAACTACCGCTAACATGAACTGTGTAAAAAACCAAACATTTTACACAAAACTCTTTCCATAATTATCATCGTACGGAATTCCATTTTTTACACACCCAAAAACCTGTTTTAAAAGTTTATTACAAACAGCAATTATTGCTACTTTTCCATTCTTTCCTTTTGAAATTAATCGTTGATAAAGTTCTTTGCAAGATCGATTATTCTGCATTGCATTCATCGCACACATATACAGAATATCTAGTG includes:
- a CDS encoding tetratricopeptide repeat protein; protein product: MKKIFAVILILSVFASCAISQKSKEKKLKEEAKSDVAVLSSKNYPYIDRFHQALREKLKGNTSEAKKLFEACLRENKNDDAVYFALGKIARKENNLTQAVAYFQQAYNIDPSNITYLELLAQAQFIKSDFVEAERLYKDLCEREPRNPDYIYFYCNVLIYNKSYKKAIDQINKLEDIAGIIPELSFMKADLYIELKNPKKSEEILLQLQNENPNDTEIIQKIISFYEQQGQKDKAIALFEKEVAKDSTNGAALFVLAGNYLQLNYIDKFIQISPRILKSDDVSVEHKFYVLDELRDIKGDNDPVVKNAVNILYDKHSDDALVNIAYGVNLIYENRSDEALTYFRKAITLDKSNFDIWYRTLAFESEFKEYEALYEDGNKALELFPSIPSLYYFASEGALHNKHLDEAEDLVTAGLIYCIKNNSDKAVLMARKGEIDFYRKNYKQGIVNFEQALSIHPNPIAKLIYAKTLAKTGIALEVIPEMLNSIADTDKTQDFFYTEGLYNIAIKDYKNGIKSLERIVEKTFNNADLYDLLGDMYFLSGDVKKAVTLWETALSKHCRNLNLSKKINDEKLYDSIYVK
- a CDS encoding DUF4292 domain-containing protein; amino-acid sequence: MKNYMIRYMLNKHFSLLLFALLLVSCGSNKLVQEETKDHLPKIQDSVILTKLQNLASKRPLYFSTKLSTRYKDKDQDISFKTSVKMKTDSALQATVTFANIPIYNTVITPDTLTLVDKRKNCYMKETMDFFKRQFNVNFKHSNIEEIILGMPIDWDNSKDYYLVNDPYNYVVSTSDLSIKEALKKEDLVIRYYLDKEISRLERTVIESPRDTSTIEIKYGNRMQMQGFDIPEQGEITIRTPRGETFIEFKYGKSSINEPVTLFLVIPEKYERCQ
- a CDS encoding peptidoglycan DD-metalloendopeptidase family protein, encoding MLSFIAFNTAMSQSGSQRLKKEQDALKKQIENTKVLLEKSKKSTDLSLEEVKLIERQVEFREKLIRNIDNQIRGSELKITEKEARIQELNAEITKLKKQYAELLLYAYKKRDKFGDLMYIFSAGSIEEAVKRKIYLEKFQEIQKKQLRLIAQNQELLRKEITELEAEKKELLNLSADKKKERAEIVESKKEKELIYQKFKEQKDKLLQELQEKERKNARLEQEIAAAIQKEIAAERARIEKERKEAEARRKAEEARRKAEEAKNSKDKTDPAGSEKPVVTPTFPLIAENELAGKDFASNKGKLPWPVKSGTITSNYGKNPHPTLENVTTQNNGIDISTSKNANVLAVFKGEVTSVITIPGAGKVVIIKHGNYRTVYSNLQEVYVTKGSKVDTRTPIGSLLPTGAISVSHFEIHQVTENSVIQLNPSLWLGR
- a CDS encoding succinate dehydrogenase/fumarate reductase iron-sulfur subunit — protein: MDLTLKIWRQKNADDKGKMVDYPVKGISPDMSFLEMLDVLNEELVNKDEEPVAFDHDCREGICGMCSLYINGEPHGPDKGITTCQLHMRHFHDGETIYIEPFRAKAFPIIKDLIVDRSAFDRIQQAGGFISVNTSGNTQDANAIPVNKHDADLAFDNATCIGCGACVAACKNSSAMLFVSAKISQFAALPQGKVEAEKRALDMVHQMDVEGFGNCTNTGACEAECPKGITLSSIATMNREFIKASASTKQ
- a CDS encoding fumarate reductase/succinate dehydrogenase flavoprotein subunit, whose translation is MAELNSNIPAGPLKDKWTNHKNNIRLVNPANKRGIDVIVIGTGLAGGAAAATLAELGYKVKAFCFQDSPRRAHSIAAQGGINAAKNYQGDGDSIYRLFYDTVKGGDYRSRESNSWRLAEVSANIIDQCVAQGVPFAREYGGLLDNRSFGGVLVSRTFYAKGQTGQQLLLGAYAAMNRQIGKGKIEMYNRHEMLDVVIVNGKARGIIARDLVTGKIERHGAHAVVVGSGGYGNVFFLSTNAMGSNGSAAWKIHKKGAYFANPCYTQIHPTCIPVSGDHQSKLTLMSESLRNDGRIWVPKKMEDVEAIRNKTKKPVDIPHEDRDYYLERRYPSFGNLVPRDVASRAAKERCDAGYGVNATGQAVFLDFASAIERYGKEQAHIQGLDENDKAIVTKLGKQVIANKYGNLFQMYEKIVDQNPYETPMMIYPAVHYTMGGIWVDYNLMTTIPGLYAIGEANFSDHGANRLGASALMQGLADGYFVLPYTIGDYLADEIRTGKISTDTPEFEQAEKDVVERLEKFINNKGTKSVDSFHKRLGHIMWNKVGMARNEKGLTEAIEEIKALREEFWKDVKVPGGRFEYNEELAKAGRVADFLELGELMAKDALVRTESCGGHFREESQSEEGEAQRDDANFFHVAAWEYTGVPSEAILHKEPLAYEEIEVKTRSYK
- a CDS encoding succinate dehydrogenase cytochrome b subunit, translated to MSKPSFFKSSIGRKVAMSLSAIFLMIFLLQHLAINITAAWSPELFNELSHFMGHNPLVQYIAQPILVFAVVFHFVTGIILERKNHAARPIKYAKYNGAANSSWFSRHMGPTGLVILVFLGLHLYDFFFPEINSKYIAMDPADPNRYYPHLIGKFQDPIRVVIYALGFVSLSLHLMHGFGSAFQSLGQNNKYIDALKKFGKAYAILVPLGFIVLGLILHFKG